Proteins encoded in a region of the Deltaproteobacteria bacterium genome:
- a CDS encoding ABC transporter substrate-binding protein produces MHPMYQKREKDFCGWVLMLACAVMIFSGILFAGSNAAAGEMLKMGFLEEPKTLNVWRASDTWSRKVLGLLYQPLYVRDPETLMLIPWLAAEQPLFDEKDLSYTIKLRPATWSDGTELTSEDVAFTANFINEFKIPQYYSKWNFIDRIETPDKHTVKFYLKEPQAIFVSRSLTTPIVQKKEWVDRIEAAKKTEKPLGTLLNEKIEIPVSSGPFVLKEWRDGSYLFLQKNPHFFGTGKTINGRLLGPYIDGVIFKIFGTSDAAILALKKGSIDMFWWGVQPGYMEDLRANPDIELFQNEKSSLYYMGFNVRKPPFNDPNLRRAVATLVDEDFIIKRILQGYGAKMYSIVPAGNTFWYCPDVPKYAVGLDREARIRKAFQILRDAGYTWQIDPVEASGKVVNGDGIMHPDGRPMEKFTILTPPADYDPHRAMCGMMMQEWLRMLGIPAFSKPMAFGALLQQVKARHEFEAFVLGYGNLSLDPDYLRNFFISRNDKPSGWNMSGYNNPEFDKIADESARTMDRDKRQALIWEMQKIIMKDVPYLPLYNPKLVEAVRKGRFTGWVQMLGGIGSVWTFCELKPAK; encoded by the coding sequence ATGCACCCTATGTATCAAAAAAGAGAGAAAGATTTCTGCGGTTGGGTCCTGATGCTCGCATGCGCGGTCATGATATTTTCCGGCATTCTCTTTGCCGGTTCCAATGCCGCTGCAGGAGAAATGCTCAAAATGGGTTTTCTGGAAGAGCCCAAGACCCTCAATGTATGGCGGGCCAGCGATACGTGGTCACGAAAGGTGCTGGGGCTTTTATACCAACCCCTTTATGTGCGGGACCCGGAAACCCTGATGCTGATTCCCTGGCTGGCGGCCGAACAGCCCCTTTTTGATGAAAAAGACCTCTCGTATACCATCAAGCTCCGGCCCGCGACGTGGTCTGACGGCACGGAACTGACCTCAGAGGATGTGGCGTTCACGGCGAATTTCATCAACGAGTTCAAGATCCCGCAATATTATTCCAAGTGGAACTTCATCGACAGGATAGAGACCCCGGACAAACATACGGTAAAGTTTTACCTCAAGGAACCGCAGGCCATCTTTGTCAGTCGAAGCCTGACCACCCCGATTGTCCAGAAAAAAGAGTGGGTGGATCGGATTGAGGCCGCAAAAAAGACCGAAAAGCCACTGGGAACGCTCCTCAATGAAAAAATAGAAATCCCGGTCAGCAGCGGGCCGTTCGTTCTGAAGGAGTGGCGGGACGGATCTTATTTGTTCCTTCAGAAGAACCCCCATTTTTTCGGAACCGGTAAAACCATCAATGGGCGACTTCTGGGCCCCTACATCGACGGGGTGATCTTCAAGATTTTCGGGACCTCCGACGCCGCCATTCTGGCCCTGAAGAAGGGGAGCATCGATATGTTCTGGTGGGGCGTTCAGCCCGGTTACATGGAGGACTTGAGGGCCAATCCGGATATAGAGTTATTTCAAAACGAAAAGAGCTCCCTCTACTATATGGGGTTCAATGTCAGGAAGCCGCCGTTCAATGATCCGAACCTGAGGAGGGCCGTTGCCACCCTGGTGGATGAAGATTTCATCATCAAACGGATCCTTCAGGGATACGGGGCAAAGATGTATTCCATCGTCCCTGCGGGAAATACCTTCTGGTACTGCCCGGATGTTCCCAAATACGCCGTGGGTCTCGACAGGGAAGCGCGTATCCGGAAGGCCTTTCAAATCCTTCGGGATGCGGGATACACCTGGCAGATCGATCCGGTTGAGGCCTCGGGAAAGGTGGTGAACGGCGATGGGATCATGCACCCGGACGGCCGGCCCATGGAGAAATTCACCATTTTGACGCCTCCGGCCGACTATGACCCCCACCGGGCCATGTGCGGCATGATGATGCAGGAATGGCTCAGGATGCTGGGCATCCCGGCTTTTTCCAAGCCGATGGCCTTCGGGGCACTGCTGCAGCAGGTAAAGGCCCGGCATGAATTTGAGGCATTTGTCCTGGGATATGGCAATCTCTCCCTGGACCCGGATTACCTGCGGAATTTTTTCATCTCGCGCAACGACAAACCCAGCGGATGGAATATGAGCGGGTATAACAACCCGGAATTTGACAAAATCGCCGACGAATCCGCACGCACCATGGACCGCGACAAGCGGCAGGCATTGATTTGGGAGATGCAGAAGATCATCATGAAGGATGTCCCATATCTCCCCCTCTACAACCCGAAGCTGGTTGAGGCCGTACGCAAAGGGCGGTTTACCGGATGGGTTCAGATGTTGGGGGGCATCGGCAGCGTCTGGACGTTTTGCGAGTTAAAACCGGCCAAATGA
- a CDS encoding glutathione synthase — protein sequence MHIAFLMDRLESIEPEMETTSHLMYECNQRGHSVYFLEPHDIYIRKKAVVARMRNITVDPGLSMRQYWRALIKCLKKDELVFETISDLDALFLRKNPPIVYQTMEFLSSVSDKVFMINSAAGQILANSKLYILNFPDIIPETHVSRDPARLRKIINDFGGAMVVKPLQRYGGEGVIKVSVKDQENLHSLINYYVKAYRSYPERAAIMVQEYLDVVGMGGDVRILLLNGEILGAMKRRPRKGEFRTNIHAGARAFKHDLTDPEREICRAIKKKLVEDGLFFVGVDVIGDKLVEINCLSPGGIPRINRLDKVRLEVAVIDFIEQKVAEMKGTI from the coding sequence ATGCATATCGCCTTTCTGATGGACCGGCTGGAATCCATTGAACCGGAAATGGAGACCACCAGCCACCTGATGTATGAATGCAACCAGAGGGGACATTCCGTCTATTTTCTCGAACCCCATGACATCTACATCCGGAAAAAGGCGGTGGTCGCCAGGATGCGCAACATCACGGTGGACCCCGGCCTCTCCATGAGACAATACTGGCGCGCCCTCATCAAGTGCCTCAAAAAGGACGAACTCGTATTCGAGACCATCTCCGACCTGGACGCCCTCTTTCTGAGAAAAAATCCGCCCATCGTCTATCAGACCATGGAATTTCTGTCATCGGTGAGCGACAAGGTCTTCATGATCAACAGCGCCGCCGGCCAGATCCTGGCCAACAGCAAGCTTTATATCCTCAACTTTCCGGATATTATCCCGGAAACCCACGTGTCCAGAGATCCTGCGAGGCTCAGAAAAATCATCAATGATTTCGGGGGGGCCATGGTGGTCAAGCCGCTTCAGAGATATGGGGGCGAAGGGGTGATCAAGGTGAGCGTCAAGGACCAGGAAAACCTCCACTCCCTCATCAATTACTATGTCAAGGCCTATCGTTCCTATCCTGAGAGAGCGGCGATCATGGTGCAGGAATACCTGGATGTGGTGGGGATGGGGGGGGATGTCCGGATTCTCCTGTTAAATGGAGAGATCCTGGGGGCCATGAAACGAAGGCCCCGTAAGGGAGAATTCAGGACCAATATCCACGCCGGGGCAAGGGCGTTCAAGCACGATCTGACCGATCCGGAGAGGGAGATCTGCCGGGCCATCAAGAAAAAACTGGTTGAGGACGGCCTATTTTTCGTGGGAGTTGACGTGATCGGCGACAAACTGGTAGAAATTAATTGTCTCAGCCCGGGAGGCATCCCCCGCATCAACCGGCTGGACAAGGTCCGATTGGAGGTGGCTGTTATCGATTTTATTGAGCAAAAAGTCGCTGAGATGAAAGGAACGATCTGA
- a CDS encoding RimK family alpha-L-glutamate ligase — MDIGILSVQDERYPPNQRLMEAAARSGYRARLIHTRDCLPKIIGGRPGMTVESGGKPDILLPRIGATINDYALGVVRHFELSGVAVVNGIKAILLARNKFLSLQALAAAGLPVPDTLLAVNARGAQEAAETLGGYPVVAKMPSSRQGQGVLRIDSAITSDFVMENLQDNSRGVLVQEYLIPENRRDIRAFVVGGEVVAAMELTPLAGDFRSNIHLTGSGKGLTLDEELSELAVRSAEVLGLEIAGTDIIVDKEGTPKIIEVNYSPGFRGLEQATGVDIASRIIGYVSHKIMMGKPCISPF; from the coding sequence ATGGACATCGGAATCCTGAGCGTACAAGACGAGCGATACCCTCCCAACCAGAGGTTGATGGAGGCCGCAGCCCGGTCAGGATACCGGGCCAGGCTCATCCACACCAGGGACTGCCTTCCAAAGATCATCGGCGGCCGACCCGGGATGACCGTGGAGAGTGGGGGCAAACCGGATATCCTCCTCCCCAGGATCGGGGCGACCATCAACGACTATGCCTTAGGGGTGGTACGTCATTTTGAACTCTCGGGCGTGGCTGTGGTCAACGGCATTAAAGCGATCCTTCTGGCACGAAATAAATTCCTGAGTCTCCAGGCCCTGGCCGCGGCCGGTCTTCCGGTGCCGGACACACTGCTGGCGGTTAATGCAAGGGGGGCTCAAGAGGCCGCGGAAACCCTTGGGGGTTATCCGGTGGTGGCCAAGATGCCCTCCAGCAGGCAGGGCCAGGGTGTGCTCCGTATCGATTCAGCAATCACATCGGATTTTGTCATGGAGAATCTCCAGGACAATTCCCGGGGAGTGCTGGTTCAGGAGTACCTGATCCCCGAGAACCGGAGAGATATCCGGGCCTTTGTAGTGGGTGGGGAGGTCGTGGCCGCCATGGAATTGACCCCCCTTGCAGGAGATTTCAGATCGAATATTCATTTGACGGGATCGGGAAAAGGGCTCACATTGGATGAGGAGCTGTCGGAACTGGCCGTCCGTTCGGCCGAGGTCCTGGGCCTGGAGATTGCCGGGACAGACATCATTGTGGATAAAGAGGGGACTCCGAAGATCATTGAGGTCAATTATTCTCCAGGGTTCAGGGGGCTGGAACAGGCCACCGGAGTGGATATCGCCTCCCGGATCATCGGATATGTATCTCACAAAATTATGATGGGGAAGCCATGCATATCGCCTTTCTGA
- a CDS encoding radical SAM protein translates to MKDPRVIVIAQNQPLDTDAHLRRKLADAEERAERQSARFPDLDLSAIQKGVHRNIMESLLFIDGRYMDLLDLMNFVRCGRHIPEITPENVTQHYSLANTVTLNGIYLYQYLLAHGYDPVVVQNYATADLPGLLEEDPLAVCISSNFIFMNDINEMGGVIKRIAPHVPVIAGGMLVKKVLNDGERFSDKTLDFMGGFHGHVDAFVVEAMGEATLVKLLAALRQGRDLDCVPNLAYFNGEGRMVFTPREQEEIHMDQTAIAWDRVPKNYLRNILPVNSSRGCYYRCRFCTYHWLFPKVHYKSMDVLKDELKRIDALGSVTHVRFTDDNFTANRERMTSVLEMMVAQGFGFTWSSFARASALRPELVRLMKASGCEFVDLGLESGSQTILDNMDKRLEKEQSLKAIQMLNDNGIESRGSFIIGYPGETVDTFSETIQFINQSGLPYYHPYLFYYTGNTLVHRERKTLGLEGLGLAWRHHTMDSMEASRLMAQMVERVDQSFTDGQAYVEEIYKLLRGEGYAPAEIRKLFRLKRGLQLSIKGIRAGERGSETEKILSELETLVR, encoded by the coding sequence TTGAAAGACCCGAGAGTCATTGTCATTGCCCAGAACCAGCCGTTGGATACCGACGCCCACCTGAGGCGTAAGCTGGCGGATGCCGAGGAGAGGGCCGAGCGACAGTCCGCCCGCTTTCCCGACCTGGACCTTTCGGCCATTCAAAAGGGCGTCCACCGGAATATAATGGAATCCCTATTGTTTATCGACGGCCGGTACATGGACCTCCTGGATCTGATGAATTTTGTAAGATGCGGCCGCCACATTCCAGAGATCACCCCGGAGAACGTGACGCAGCACTATTCCCTGGCCAATACCGTGACCCTCAACGGCATCTATCTTTATCAATACCTCCTCGCGCACGGATACGATCCGGTCGTTGTCCAGAACTATGCCACGGCCGATCTTCCCGGCCTCCTTGAGGAGGATCCGCTGGCGGTATGCATCTCTTCCAATTTCATCTTCATGAACGATATCAATGAAATGGGCGGGGTTATCAAGCGGATCGCCCCGCACGTACCGGTTATTGCGGGGGGGATGCTGGTCAAAAAGGTCCTGAATGATGGGGAGCGGTTTTCAGATAAGACCCTGGATTTCATGGGCGGTTTTCACGGCCATGTGGATGCGTTTGTGGTGGAGGCCATGGGAGAGGCGACCCTGGTGAAACTCCTGGCGGCCCTGAGACAGGGACGGGATCTGGATTGTGTCCCCAATCTGGCCTATTTTAATGGAGAGGGGCGCATGGTCTTCACCCCGCGGGAACAGGAAGAGATCCATATGGACCAGACCGCGATTGCATGGGACCGGGTCCCCAAAAACTATCTCCGCAATATTCTTCCGGTGAACAGCAGCCGGGGCTGTTATTACCGGTGTCGTTTCTGCACCTATCACTGGCTGTTTCCAAAGGTCCACTACAAATCAATGGATGTTCTGAAGGATGAGCTGAAGAGAATCGATGCGCTGGGGTCTGTCACCCACGTCCGGTTTACCGACGACAATTTTACTGCCAACAGGGAAAGAATGACGTCCGTGCTGGAGATGATGGTCGCCCAGGGGTTCGGGTTTACCTGGTCGTCATTTGCGCGGGCCAGCGCCTTGAGGCCGGAACTGGTGAGGCTCATGAAGGCGTCCGGATGCGAATTCGTGGATCTGGGGCTGGAATCGGGGAGCCAGACCATCCTGGACAATATGGACAAGCGGCTGGAAAAGGAACAATCCCTGAAAGCCATACAGATGCTCAACGATAACGGCATTGAGAGCAGGGGGAGTTTTATCATCGGCTATCCCGGCGAGACCGTGGATACCTTTTCAGAGACCATCCAATTCATAAACCAGAGCGGGCTTCCCTATTATCATCCCTATCTCTTTTATTATACCGGAAACACCCTGGTGCACCGGGAGAGAAAGACCCTCGGCCTTGAAGGCCTCGGCCTGGCATGGCGGCATCATACCATGGATTCGATGGAGGCCTCCCGGCTGATGGCACAAATGGTGGAAAGGGTCGACCAAAGCTTTACCGACGGTCAGGCCTATGTCGAGGAGATCTACAAGCTCCTCCGGGGGGAAGGATACGCTCCGGCAGAAATAAGAAAACTTTTTCGATTGAAGAGAGGGTTGCAGTTGAGTATAAAGGGGATCCGGGCCGGTGAACGGGGTTCAGAAACCGAGAAGATCCTTTCAGAGCTGGAGACCCTGGTCAGGTGA
- a CDS encoding ammonium transporter → MKTMVMFLMLFSSLLVSVTWAEDDLPTPMSNKEAIALVQTHADYVWTLVAAALVFFMQAGFAMVEAGFTRAKNAINIMMKNLMDFSMGTLAFWAIGFAFMFGASGSGWIGTSGFFLSDFTPDGDPWVLAFWMFQVVFAATAATIVSGAMAERTQFKGYLLYSLFICGFIYPIFGSWAWGGLFHGGGWLEKLGFIDFAGSTVVHSVGGWAALAGTLVLGPRIGKYDKDGKVRPILGHNLPLAALGVFILWLGWFGFNPGSTTAANKDIAMIFVNTNLAAATGAVFAMITSWIKLGKPDAGMSLNGALAGLVAITSGCASVSPSSAVIIGAVAGILVVVSVFFFDRIRVDDPVGAVSVHGVNGAWGTLAAGIFAMGGTSVRIIGIQLLGIGVCFLWTFGTAYLLFKIIHKTIGLRVTPEEEAEGLDYTEHRGNAYPDFEISTYVQR, encoded by the coding sequence ATGAAAACGATGGTGATGTTCTTGATGCTGTTCAGCAGCCTTCTGGTCTCCGTGACATGGGCGGAGGATGATCTACCGACCCCCATGTCCAACAAGGAGGCCATTGCCCTGGTTCAGACCCATGCGGATTATGTCTGGACCCTGGTGGCCGCGGCCCTGGTCTTCTTTATGCAGGCAGGCTTTGCCATGGTGGAGGCCGGATTCACCCGGGCCAAAAACGCCATCAATATCATGATGAAAAACCTGATGGATTTTTCCATGGGGACCCTGGCCTTCTGGGCCATCGGCTTTGCATTCATGTTCGGCGCGTCAGGATCCGGGTGGATCGGGACCTCCGGATTCTTCCTGAGCGACTTTACGCCCGATGGGGATCCGTGGGTCCTCGCATTCTGGATGTTTCAGGTGGTTTTCGCCGCCACTGCGGCCACCATTGTATCGGGGGCCATGGCGGAGCGAACCCAGTTCAAAGGGTATCTCCTGTACAGTCTCTTTATCTGCGGATTCATTTATCCGATATTTGGAAGCTGGGCCTGGGGCGGCCTGTTTCACGGGGGCGGCTGGCTGGAAAAACTGGGATTCATCGATTTTGCCGGGTCCACGGTGGTCCATTCGGTCGGCGGTTGGGCCGCCCTGGCAGGAACCCTTGTCTTGGGACCCCGCATCGGAAAGTATGACAAAGACGGAAAGGTGAGGCCGATTCTGGGTCACAATCTCCCCCTGGCCGCCCTGGGGGTGTTTATCCTCTGGCTGGGATGGTTTGGATTCAACCCCGGTTCCACCACTGCCGCCAACAAGGATATCGCCATGATCTTTGTCAATACCAACCTGGCCGCCGCCACCGGCGCCGTGTTCGCCATGATAACGTCCTGGATTAAGCTCGGCAAACCCGATGCGGGCATGAGCCTCAACGGCGCCCTGGCCGGACTGGTGGCCATTACCAGCGGTTGCGCCTCGGTATCCCCATCGAGCGCGGTGATCATCGGGGCAGTCGCAGGGATACTGGTGGTGGTATCCGTCTTCTTCTTTGACAGGATCAGGGTGGATGATCCGGTGGGCGCTGTTTCGGTCCATGGGGTCAACGGGGCCTGGGGCACCCTCGCGGCCGGAATCTTCGCCATGGGCGGTACGTCGGTCAGGATCATCGGCATTCAGCTACTGGGGATCGGCGTCTGCTTTTTGTGGACATTCGGCACCGCATACCTGTTGTTCAAGATCATCCATAAGACCATCGGCCTGAGGGTCACCCCTGAAGAGGAGGCCGAAGGGCTCGACTATACGGAACACAGGGGAAATGCCTATCCCGACTTCGAGATATCGACCTATGTGCAGCGTTAG
- a CDS encoding P-II family nitrogen regulator: protein MKKIEAIIKPFKLDEVKAALAGIGVKGMTISEVRGFGRQRGHKEVYRGAEYQVDFVAKVKLEAVLEASMVVKAVAAIQEQARTGAIGDGKIFVLPLEDVVRIRTGETGKDAI from the coding sequence ATGAAAAAAATTGAAGCAATCATCAAACCATTTAAGCTGGATGAGGTGAAGGCGGCCCTGGCCGGAATCGGGGTAAAAGGGATGACCATCAGTGAGGTCAGGGGCTTTGGCCGTCAGAGGGGGCATAAGGAGGTCTACCGTGGGGCTGAATACCAGGTGGATTTTGTAGCAAAGGTTAAGCTGGAGGCGGTCCTTGAGGCATCCATGGTCGTGAAGGCCGTGGCCGCGATTCAGGAACAGGCCCGAACCGGCGCCATAGGAGATGGCAAGATTTTTGTTTTGCCGCTTGAAGACGTTGTCCGCATCAGGACCGGGGAAACCGGTAAAGATGCTATCTAA